The sequence CGGATGGCCGAGGTCGTCGACGCGCTCGTGCCTGCCCTCTCGCGACTGCCGGGCGTGGACGGTGCGGCGATCGCCGCGAACGCCGCGGATTACGGCGACGGACTGGCGGCCCTCGACGCCGACATGACCGAGGCGTTCGCCGCCATCCCCGGCGCACGCCGGGCCCTCGTCACCAACCACCATGTCTTCGGCTATCTCGCGGAGCGCTTCGACTTCCGCCTGATCGGCGCGGTGATCCCCGGCGGCACGACACTCGCCGCGCCGAGTGCCTCCGACCTCGCCGGTCTCGTCACGGCGATCGAGTCGACGGGCGTGCCCGCGATCTTCGCCGAGTCGTCATCGCCGGACCGCCTGATGCGGGCGCTCGCCGAGGAGGCCGATGTGCACGTCGAGGTCATCGAGCTGTACACCGAGTCGCTCACCGAGCCCGGCGGCGGCGCCGACACCTACCTGACCATGATGCGCGTCAACACGGAGCGCATCGCCACCGGGCTCTCGTCGTGAAGCCCACCACCAAGAAAGAGGACACTCTCATGCGAATACCCACGTTGCGCCGCGCCGGATCGGCCGTCGTCGTCGCCGTCGGTGCCGTCGCCGCCCTCGCGGCCTGCGCGTCCACGCCCGCCGGCGTGACGGATGCCGCACCCTCCGCATCGTCGGAGCTTTCGGCCGGACCGCGCGTCGCCCTCTCGTACGAGGGCGGCATCCTCGTGCTCGACGGCGCCACGCTCGAGGTCGTCGCCGATTTCGACAGCGAGGAGTTCACCCGGCTCAACCCAGCCGGTGACGATCGTCACGTCATGGTGACCATGAGCGAGGGCTTCCAGGTGCTCGACACGGCCGCGGGCACCACCGAGGAGCCCGCGCTGACCGACCTCGTGTTCGAGGCCGACGCCCCCGGACACGTCGTGCGTCACGGGGGGAAGACGATCCTGTACGCCGACGGCACGAGCGACACGACGATCTTCGACACCGCCGATCTCGCCGCGAGCGAGGACGCGCTCCCCGAGACCGAGACGATCGAGGGAGTCGAGGCGCACCACGGCGTGTCGGTCGTGCTCGAGGACGGCACGTTCCTGACCACGGTCGGCAACGCCGACGGTCGCAACGGGATCGTGGTGCAGGACGAGGCCGGTGAGGTCATCGCCGAGAGCGACCAGTGCCCGGGCGTGCACGGCGAGGGCACCGCGGCGGACGAGGCGGTCGTCTTCGGCTGCGAGAACGGCGCGCTCCTCTACCACGACGGCGAGATCGTCAAGCTCGACGCTCCCGACCAGCCGTACGGCCGCATGGGCAACGCGTACGTCAGCGAGACGAGCCCGCTCGTGGTCGGCGACTACAAGAACGACCCGGATGCCGAGGGGTACCTCCTGCGCGCCGTCACGGTCATCGACACCGAGGCCGCCACGCTCGAGGTCATCGACCTCCCCGACGGTGTCGAGTACACGTTCCGCGACATCGCACGCGGACCGGAAGACCTCGGGTACATCCTCTCCGCGGACGGCTCGATCCACGTGTTCGACCCCGAGTCCCGTGAGCTCGTCGACGCCTTCCCCATCGTGGAGCCGTGGGAGAGCCCTGTCGAATGGCAGGACGCTCACCCGGCGATCGTGGTCGTCGGCGACATCGCCTACGTCACCGAGCCCGCCTCCGACAAGGTCCACGCCGTCGATCTGACGACCGGCGAGGTGGTCGCCTCGGCGACCCTCGAGGTCACGCCCAACGAGATCGCCGTCGCGGCCGGGTGACGATCGGTGCGGAGGCAGGGATCGCCGTACCTGCCTCCGCATCCCCGGGGATCCGGCCGGACCCTGTCCACCGGCGCGCGTCGCCAAGCTCCCGGCCGAACGAGGCCGCGTGCCAGGATGGGCATGCGGATCTCATCCGCGACACGAGAGGAACGCCATGACCGCGCCCGACCCGTACGCCCCCACCCAGTCCCCACGCGCCGCGTCGTGGCTCCGCGCCGCGATCTGGGTGGCGATCGGCGCGCTCATCGCCGCGGCGATCGTCTGCGTGATCTGGGTGCTCGTCGGCGACCAGAACGACATCGTCGGGCGCGCCTTCCTCACGATCCTGCTGCTGGCGGCGTTCGCCGGCGTCGCGATCCTCGACGCCCACCTCGCACCCCGCCGGCCCGCGTGGTTCGCGCTGGCGAGCATGGCGACGTGGATCGTCACGCTCCTGCTCGGAGCCGTCATGATCTGGATGCCGGAGCGCTTCCCCTGGCTCGGATTCTCACGCTTCATCCAGTTCCTGCTGATCGTGCTGATCCTGCAGCTGGTGCTGCTTCACGTCCGCCTCTACATGAAGGCGTTCCAGCGCTACGACACCCCCTTCACGCGCATCGTCGCGATCGTCACGATCACCCTGGTGGTCTCGCTCGCCGCGCTGCTGGTCATCCCGCTTGCATTCGGCGAGTGGCTCGACCTCCCCGAGATCTACTGGCGGATCGTGGTCGCGGTGGCGATCCTCGCCGCCGTCGGCACCGCCGTCATCCCGCTCGTGAACCTGCTCTTCGCGCCGAAGAAGCCGCAGCCCCAGCCGATGGCGTACGGCTACGGCCAGGCCGCCATCCCGGCCGGTCCGTACGCGCCGGCCGAGGCTCAGTCCCAGACCCCGGCGTACGCGCCGGCACCGCCGTCCGCCCCCGAGCCGGCCGCGCAGGAACTCCTGCCGTGGCCGACCTACGTGGACGGCGCCACCCCGCTGCCGATGCTTCCCGATGGCTCGCCCGACTGGAACGCCTACTACACGGGGTATCCGACGCCCGGCGCCCACGTGTTCGCTCCGGCCGACGCAGCCGCTCAGGCCCCGTCGGCCTCCGAGCAGGCGCCGGAGCCGCCCGTGTCCCCGCAGGCGCCGACGGCACCGTCCGGGTACGAGGGCTACCCGCCTCCGCCTCCGCTCCCGCCGAGGAGCTGACCGCGGACGCGCGGGCGACGGCCGGGGTCGTCGCCCGCGACACCGCGGTCAGCGGGCGAGCAGTTCCAGTGCGGCCATCGCCGCATTGTGCCCGCCCAGGCCGCTGACCGCGCCGCCGCGGCGGGCGCCCGACCCGCACACCAGCACGTTCGGGTGCGTCGTCGCGACGCCCCAGCGCTCGGCCGGCGAGTCGAGAGGCTCGTCGTCCTCCGCCCACGGCCACGCGAGTGCGCCGTGGAAGATGTCGCCGCCGGCCATGCCGAGCGAGCTTTCGAGGTCGGCGGTCGTCCGCGCCTCGATGCATGGCGTCGCGTCCGGGGCCTCGTAGAGGACGCTCGCGAGGGGCTCGGCGAGCACCGCGTCGAGCGATGACTGGGCCGCGTCGAGGAGAGCTTGGCGCGAGGCATCCGGGTCCCGCTCGTCGACGAGACGATGCGGCACCTGCAGGCCGAACAGTGTCAGGGTGTGCGCACCCGAGGCGCGCAGCTCGGCCCCGAGGATCGACGGGTCGGTCAGCGAATGGCAGTAGATCTCGGCCGGCAGCGGATCGGGGATGCCGCCGCCCGACGCCGTCGCATGCGCCCGGTCGAGCTGCGACATGGTCTCGTTCACGTGGAACGTCCCCGCGAACGCCGCCTCGGGCGAGACGTGCGGGTCGCGCAGGCGAGGCAGGCGGCGCAGCAGCATGTTGACCTTCAGCTGCGCGCCCTCGGGTGCCTCCGCGCCGGGCGCCGCCGCGCCGGCCCCGCCGGCGGCGAGCAGGCGCGCCAGGACCGTCGGCCCGACCCCGCTCAGCACGAGACGGCCGTGCACGGCTCCGGGTGCGGCGCCCGCGATCTCGACGTGCCCGTCCGGTGAGACGGCGGTGACCTCGGCGCTCGTCCGCAGTTCGGCGCCGGCGGCTCGCGCGGCGCGGGCGAGTTCATCGGTGACGTGGCCCATGCCTCCCACGGGCACATCCCAGTCGCCGGTGCCGCCGCCGATCACGTGGTACAGCAGGCAGCGGTTCTGCCGCAGGCTCTCGTCGTCCGCGGTCGCGAAGGTGCCGATCAGCCCGTCGGTGAGCGCGATGCCGCGCGCGATGTCGGTCTCGAGCGAGGCCCGCAGCATCCCGCCGAGCGGGCGATCGACGAGGTCCGCCCACAGTGCGTCGTCTCGGAGCAGGCCGCGCACCTCCCGTCGCCGGCGCAGCGGCTCGGTCATCGTCGGGAACAGCAGCCGGGCAGCGGGGGCCAGGCGTGCGTAGAAGGCGCTGAACCTGTCGGCCTCGGCGCCGCTCCCGGTGACTCGGGCGAACGAGTCGGCGGTGGCCGAGGCATCCGCCGTGTCGACGAGGACGCCGCGCGACGGGTCGCCCGGGTCGGGCGTGTACGACGAGTAGCGCCGGCGGCGCAGACGGATGTCGAGCCCCAGATCGTCGACGATGCGGCGGGGGAGGAGGCTCACCAGGTACGAGTAGCGCGACAGCCGGGCGTCGACGCCGGCCCACGGCCGCTCCGACACCGCCGCGCCGCCGACGTGGTCGAGCCGCTCGAGGACGAGCACCGAGCGGCCGGCGCGTCCGAGATAGGCGGCCGCGACGAGGGCGTTGTGCCCGCCGCCCACGATCACGACGTCGTAGCTGCGGGATGGGTCTGCGCTGGCCATACGCCCCCACGGTACCGGCACCGTCCCTGTGGGAAAGAACCCGAGAGGGCGAGGGGCGGAAAGAGCGGAAGAGGGGCGGGATAGCGTGGAGGCATGAGCCTCGCACACGACCTCGAAGCCCTCGCCGTCGGCATCGCGCGCGAGGCCGGCGATCTGGCGCGCGCACGCCGTGACGTGGGCGTGGCCATCGCCGCGACCAAGTCCGCGCTCGCCGACATCGTCACCGAGGCCGACCGCGAAGTCGAGGCGCTCATCCGGTCGCGCCTGAAGGCCGCACGACCCGACGACGGGTTCCTCGGCGAAGAGAGCGGCGCCGAGACCGGGCGAAGCGGCATCACGTGGGTCGTCGACCCCATCGACGGCACCGTCAACTACGCGTACGGCATCCCGACCTACGCCGTCAGCATCGCGGCCGTGCGCGGCGAGCCGGTGCCCGAGAGCTGGGAGGTGCTCGCCGGCGCGGTACACAACCCCGCTGCGGGCGAGATGTTCCACGCGGCGCAGGGCGAGGGCGCGTGGCTCGGCGATCGGCGACTGGCCGTCAGCACCGACGTCGGCGGGGCGGGCGCGCTCATCGGGACGGGCTTCGGCTACGACCCGGCGACCCACGCGGGCGACCTCGCTCTCGTCGAGCGGGTCATGCCGATCGCGCGCGACCTGCGGCGCGCGGGTGCGGCGTCGCTCGACCTCGCCTCGGTCGCGGCCGGACGGCTCGACGCGTACTACGAGCGCGGGCTGCAGCCCTGGGACCTCGCCGCCGGTTCGCTCCTCGTCGCCGAAGCCGGTGGTCGTTTTGCGCGGGCGACGCCCGACGGATCAGGCCGCGCGCCGCTCGTGGTGGCCGCCTGCCCGGCGGTCTTCGACGAGCTCGCGACCATCACCGGACTCGCGTGAACCGGTGTCCTCTCACAGAACCCTCATGAAACGCCCGGGCAAAACCCGACCTGTACATGGCATTCCCAGGGCACCCGGGGTAGTGTTTACCCGATCGTTACCTTCGTCACCCGAACGACGAGGGTCGTCATAGCCCGAACGACCGATTCGTCGCGTCCCCCCGCGACTCGACCGAGAGCCCGCCGCCGCATTGCCTTTCGACGCCCCGATGGCTGAGCCTGCGCCCACGCGCCGGTCGAGCCGCACCTCCGCAACGCCTGCTCAGGCGACCCCGGAGACCGCAGGGGCATCGCGCGCGGAGGCCCGCCGTCAGGCGGCGAGCGGGGCTCCCGAACGCCCGACGGTGGTGTGGGGCCGCGCCGCCGCGACGACGGCGCCGGATGCCGCAACCCGCACCCCGCGCAGCGCACCGGCGGCGCCGACCGTCCGGCCTGATTCGAGTGCGCCGGTCGTCGGGTCTGCGGAGACCGCCGCAGCCGAGTCCGCCGCCAGGCCCGCGGATACCGCCCCGACTGCACGGACGGCCCAGTCTGCGCCGATCGGGCCCGCCGCCCCGGCTGCGCCCGTGGCATCCGCAACCGCGGCGTCCGCGGCCCCTGGCATGCAGCGGCGGCGTCGAGCCGCCTCGGCATCCGCCCCCGCAGCTCGAGAGTCCGCTCCCTCCCCTGAGCCTTCGGCTCGCAGCACCGCTCCCGCTCCCGCGTCGGTCGAACCGGCGGTGGTCGTCGGGCACGTGATCGAGCCCGTCGTACCGGCGTCACCCGCTCCCGCTGTGGCTGCGGCGGCCGTCGCCCCCGCGGCCTCTGTCGCCCCCGCGGCCGCTGCCCCGACGAGTCGCCGCGCACGTCGCACGCAGACCGCCGAGCAGCCCGTCGTGGTGCCTCCCATCGCCACCGCGGCGGTCGACGTGCCGCGCGCCGCGTCGACGTTCGATGGCACGCCGCGTCGGCGCGACGAGCCGGCCCCCCTGCTCGAGACGGTCCTCGCCCCCGCCGAGCCCTTCGAACTCCTCGAGCCCGCACCTGAAGCCGCCGTCGGCCGTCCCGTGACCTCGTCCGACGAACTGGCGGAGGCACCCGCAACAGCGTCTGCTGGCGGCGGCGTGTCCGGCGAAGAAGCTGATCGCGTAGGCGCCGCCGAGCACACCATCGAGACCATCGCCAAGATCGTCGCGGCCGAGGCCGTCGCCGCCGCGGCGGATTCCGCGCCGGTCGCCGAGCGCCGCGAGACGCCGGTCGCCGAGCAGCCGGCGCAGCCGCGGCCGTCGTACGACGAGCGCCCCCGCACCGCGCGCGTCGAGCCCCTGACCGGCCCGATCGCGGAGCAGACGGCATCCGATGTCGACGAGTTCGAGGCGGCGAGCCGGATGTTCTCGTTCGCATCCGAGGTTCCGGTTCGCGAGACCGCGGCCGACGAGGCGCCTGCCGAAGACACCGCGCGGGCGGCGGCGTCGTCGAAGCCCCATGCCGCTCCGCGTCGCGCGAGGGCCGCTCGGGGAGCCTCGTTCAAGCGGGTCGCGACCGCGTCGTTCTCGATCGGCGTGTTCGGGATCGTCGGACTCATGGCGGTCGGCATGACGACCCCCGTCGAGGCGGTGGCGGCGGCCAGCGGCGCCGACGCGTCGATGTCGGTCGTCGCGCCCGCGAAGGGCACCGTCGTCACCGAGATCGACGAGGACGAGATCCAGGCGTACGTCGCCCCGGCCAGCGCCCAGAACGACACGCTCGATCGCACCGAGAACTATGCCACGACGACGATGGCCGAGCTGGCGTCCGAGGCGGGCATCAAGAACTTCTCCAACCTGTTCCGCAACGACCCCAACTCCAACATCCAATGGCCGTTCGCCGTGGGTGTGACGATGTCGTACGGCTTCGGCATGCGCTCGGGTCGCATGCACCAGGGCGTCGACTTCACGCCCGGGGCGGGCGCTCCGATCCAGGCGATCGCCGACGGCACGGTGCGCGTTGCTTCGGAGGCGGGCGGCGCCTACGGCGTGCACGTCATCATCGACCACATGATCGACGGCCAGCTGGTCTCGAGCCACTACGCGCACATGCAGTACGGCTCGATGGAGGTCACGCCCGGCCAGCACGTCACGGTCGGGACGATCCTCGGCCGGACCGGCAACACCGGACGCTCGTACGGCGCCCACACCCACTTCGAGATCCTCGTGAACGGCACCACCGCGATCGACCCCATGGCGTGGCTGCGCGAGCACACCGACGGCACCCACACCGTGGGCTGATCAGTTCGGAAGGATGCCTCGGCTCTGGTATTCTCTTCTAGTTGCCTGCGAGCAGGCAGCACGCCCCGATAGCTCAGTGGCAGAGCACTTCCATGGTAAGGAAGGGGTCGTCAGTTCAATCCTGACTCGGGGCTCGCAGCATCCGTCTCAGTGACCGCGGATGCGGTGCGGCAGGGTAGCTCAGTTGGTGAGAGCGCACGACTCATAATCGTGAGGTCGCGGGTTCAAGCCCCGCTCCTGCTACAGATCAAGACCCCCGGATTTCCGGGGGTTTTGTCGTGTCGGGCCCGTGACTGCCGCGTACCCACCTTCTGCAGCTAGCGTCGTAGGAGATGGTGGCGCGTCGCATCGCGCGGCGAGGAGGAACCGATGAGCGCTGTGGGGGTCGACCCGCCGGCGTTGCTCGACGGTCGGTATCGGCTGGGCGAGTGCGTCGGCGAGGGCGGCATGGCCCGCGTCTACCGAGCTGAGGACGTGATTCTGGGCCGGACGGTCGCGATCAAGCTGATCCGGCCTGGAGTCGACGGCGCCTCGTCGGAGCGCGCGCGGAGCGAGGTGACACTGCTCGCTTCGCTGAATCATCCGTCTCTGGTGACGCTGTTCGATGCCCGTCTCGTTCCCGGCGAACCCGAGTATCTGGCGATGGAGTTCGTCGACGGACCCACGCTTGCATCGCGGGTGGCCTCCGGCGGGCCGCTGCCCGCCGAGATGGCCGGACACCTCGCAGCGGAGCTCGCCGAGGCGCTTCACGTCGTGCACACGGCCGGCATCGTGCACCGCGACATCAAGCCGTCCAACGTGCTGCTCAGCCCCGCCCCGCTGCCCGGCGCCCGGCCGCGCGCGAAGCTGGCGGACTTCGGGATCGCATACCTGCTCGATGCCTCTCGCCTCACCTCGCCGGGGCTCGTGATCGGGACGGTGGCGTACTTGGCGCCCGAGCAGATCCGAGGTGGTGAGCCGGCACCCGCGTCCGACATCTATTCGCTCGCCCTCGTGCTTCTGGAAGCGCTGACGGGGGAGCGCGTGCATCCGCACGGGGCCGGCATGGCGGCTGCGCTCGCGCGGCTCGAGAGCCCGCCGCCGATCCCTGCGTCGCTGGATCGCCGCTGGGCCGATCTGCTCACGCGCATGATGCGCCTCGAGCCGTCGGAGCGCCCGACCGCGGCCGAAGTCGCCATCGCCGCGCACCATCTCACCGAGCGGGTGCCGGCGGTCGCGCCCGAGACGCCCCGGACGCAGACCGACGCCACCGCTGCGCTCACCGCACCGACGCTCCTCGCGCCGGCGGAAGTCACCGCGCCGACGCTCCTCGCGCCGGTGGCGGCCACCGTCCCGGCGTCATCGGCGCCCGCCTCAGGTGGGCAGCCGCTCCGCGACCGTCGACGGAGGCGACTGATCGCGACGATCGGAGGAGCCCTCGCCGCCGCGGTCGTGGCGACCGCGGCGATCATCGGCATCTCGACGCTCGCGGGCTCGCCGCAGACACCCGATCCGGCGCTGACCGTGCCCGCCGAGGACCCGTCCGACGTCCCGCCGGATGACACCGGCAACGACATCGTCGTGGGTCCCGGGATGACCGACGAGGAGCGCAAGGCCGCGGAAAAGGAGCGCAAGCGACTCGAGGAGGAGCAGAAGAAGCGCGAAGAGGAGCAGCGCAAACAGCAGGAGGAGGAGCAGAAGCGGCTTGAGAGGGAACAGCGGGACGACGACGACTGACCCGGCGCGGCGATCGCGCCCAGCGGCGGAGCACGCAGCGGCACGCCGACGTCATGGTCCGATGGCGGGCAACCCGGGCACAATAGGATGCCGTCGTGGGGGATGATCTGGGCGACGATTCGTCGCGCCGCGATCTGCAGAGGATTCTGCTCGCGAGCAAGACGCGTGCGCCTACGCCGCGAACGGCAACCGTCAGTCGCCGGCATCTCATCGATCGCGCACGAGCAAGCGCGGCGCCGGTGGTCTCGATCAGCGCGCCCGCCGGCTACGGCAAGTCCACGATGCTCGCCGAGTGGGCGGCGACCGAGACGCGCGTCGTCGCGTGGGTGTCGCTCGATCGCACCGACGACGACCCGGCATCCCTCCTTTCGGTGATCGCAGCGGCATGCGCCTCGTTCAGCCCGGCCGCCGAAGACGTGATCGCCGAGATGCGAGGCATCGGCCCGACATCGCTCGGCCGGTCGGCGCCGCTGCTCGCCGGTGCGCTGGCCGCGTCTCCGAAGGCCTTCGTGCTCTTCATCGACGACCTGCACCGCGCGCGGTCGTCGGCGTGCCAGGACGCGATCGAGGTGCTGCTCTCTCGCGTCCCCGCCGGGTCGCAGGTCGTCTTGTCGAGCCGTCATGAGCCACCGGTTCTCGCACGTCAGCGGGCCGCCGGGCGGTCGTGGGATCTGTCTGCGGGCGATCTCTCGCTCGACTCGCGGGGCGCCCGCGCGATCTTCGACCAAGCCGAGGTCGCGATCGACGACGACGATCTCCGCGGCATCGTCCAGCGTTGCGAGGGATGGCCGACAGGCATCTTCCTGTGTGCGCTCGTCGCGCGCAGCGGTGGCGAGGCGCGCTCGGTGACGGGCGAGGACCGCTACCTCTCGGACTACCTCTACCGCGAATGCCTCACCCGGCTTCCGGACTCGCTCCAGTCGTTCCTGCGGCGGACCGCGGTGTTCGATCAGCTGTCGGCGGCGAGCTGCAACGCGCTGCTCGGCACGGACGATTCCGCTGCCCGCCTGCAGGAAGTCGAGGCGCTGAACCTCTTCCTGGTGCCGCTCGACCGTGAACGCGGGTGGTACAGATACCACGCGCTCTTCCGCGAGTTCCTCCTCGCCGAGTTCGAGCGCGCGGAGGGGGCGGATGCCGTAGCCGACATGCATGCGCGGGCGGCCCGGTGGCACGAGGACCACGGCCTCCGGGTCGAGGCCGTCGAGCACCTCCTGCGCGGCGGCCGGACGGCGGATGCGGCGCGGCTGATCGGCGAGATCGCTCTGCCGCTGTACCAGGCCGGGCAGGTTCTGACGGTCGATCGCTGGCTGTCGGCGCTCGGCGAGAGGTTCGTGCGGGCCAGCCCGCCGCTGGCGCTCTTCGCCGCGTGGATCGCGATCCTCCACGGGCGCACGCGAACCGCCGAGGCCTGGGTGCGGATCGTGGAGGAGGTCGACACGACGCCGTTCCCCCCAGAGGCCCGCCAGGCGTTCGCGGCCTCGCAGGCGATGCTGCGCGCTGCGATGTGCGCGGGCGGGTTCGAGCAGTTGCTCGTCGACGCGACCTTCGCGTACGGGCACGAGCCGGCGGGCAGCGACTGGCGGAGCCTCGCGGCGTACCTGTACGGCTCGGCGCTCCTGCTCGCCGGCGACGCGGACGCCGCCCGGCCCGCGCTCACCGAAGCCGCCGGCGCCCTGACGCCCGCCGCCGCCTCGGATCGCGTCATCCTCGCCGAGGCGGAGCTCGCGATCCTCGCGATCGAGGAACGGAACTGGCCGGATGCCGCGGCCCACGCCCACCGCGGAGTGGCGCTGATCGACGAGCTCCACGTCGACGGCTACGCCACCACGGCGCTGGCGCTGGCCGTGGCGGCCCGCGTGGCGTTCAACGACGGGAGGCGCGCCGAGGGCGATCGCCTGCTCGCCCGCGCCATGCGCGCCCGTGTCGGATGCACGTACCTGCTGCCCTATCTGTCCATGCGCGTGCGACTGCAGCTGGCGAAAGCACATCTCGCGATCGGCGACCGCTCCGCCACCAACCATCTGATGCGCGAGATCGACGACCTGCTTCACCGGTGCCCTGACGTCGGCGCACTCTCCGACGACATCGAGGCGTTCCGTCGCACGCTCGACACGCATCCGGCGCTCGGCGGGTCGGTGCCGCTCACCCCGGCCGAGCTGCGCCTGCTCCCGTACCTGCAGACGCACCTGACCGTCGCCGAGATCGGCGATCGCCTGTTCGTCTCGCGCAACACCGTGAGCTCGCAGCTCGGGTCGATCTACCGCAAGCTCGGGGTCACGACTCGCAGCGGGGCTGTCGACAGTGCGATCGAGGTCGGCCTGCTCGGGCGCTGATCAGACGGCTCGCGCCGTGTGCGCGTGGCCGCGCCTCGGGCGCGTGACGATCGCCGCGACGCCTCCGCCGATCGCCCCGAACAGGTGTGCCTGCCACGAGATCCCCTCGGCGGCGCCGAAGATCCCCGCCAGCATGCTGCTGCCGTAGAGCACGGCGACGGCGATCGCGATGAGCGCATAGAGGATGCCGTGCCCCAGCGATCGCGCGACGAATGCCCGGACGAGCAGGTAGCCGAAGTACCCGAACACGAGTCCCGAGGCCCCCACCGTGACGGCGCCCGGCGCGGTGAACACCCACGTGCCGAGACCGCCGATCACGGCGATGATCGCCGTGATCGCCCAGAAGCGCCCGATCCCATCGAGCGCGACGAGCACTCCGAGGATGAGGAACGGCACCGTGTTCGACAGCAGGTGCGGCCATCCGCTGTGCAGAGCGGGCGAGAGCACCAGGCCGTCGAGCCCGTCGAGCGTCCACGACTCGATGCCGTACAGGTGATTCCAGCTGCCGGGAATCACGTCGTCGAGCACGCGGACGATCCACATCACGCCGAGGAGGATCAGCGGCTGGATGACGCGGCCGAGGATGCCGCCGCCCCGGCGCTGCGGTGGGCTCGTGCTCGTCATATGCCCATCGTCGCATCCATCGCGTCGGCTTGAGCGGCTGACGCGACACCGGCCGATAGCCTCATCGGAAGGACCACGATGATCGGGGGACAGCGATGGCGCCGGAGACGGACGAGAAGCGCACGCGTACGCGGCGGCATCGGGGACTGCTGATCTCTCTCGGAGTCGTCCTGTCGATCGTGCTGGCCGTCGTGGTGGTCCTCTCGCTGACGCCGTGGCCGTCGGCGATGCTGATCCGGGCGGTCTTCGAGCAGGGCGGCAGATCGACCGCCGCCGAGATGAGCCGCCACGTTCCCGACACGCCGCTGCGTGAGCTGACCGGCGTCGCGTACTCCGACGCGGGCGACGGCCTCACCCTCGATGTGTACACCGCCGCCGGGGAGGGGGAGGAGCGCCCGGCGGTCGTGTGGATCCACGGCGGGGCATGGATCTCGGGGTCGTCCGCCGACGTCGATCCGTACATGCGGATTCTCGCCGACGCCGGGTACACCGCGATCGCGGTGAACTACACCCTCGGACCGGAGGGCGTCTATCCGACGGCGGTCGACGAGATCAATGAGGCGATGGCCTATATCGACGACCACGCCCAGGCACTGTCGGTCGACTCGAGCCGGCTGGTGATCGCGGGCGATTCGGCGGGCGGTCAGCTCGCGAGCCAGATGGCCACCTTGGTGACGAACCCCGAGTACGCCGAGCTGATGGA comes from Microbacterium cremeum and encodes:
- a CDS encoding LuxR family transcriptional regulator, coding for MGDDLGDDSSRRDLQRILLASKTRAPTPRTATVSRRHLIDRARASAAPVVSISAPAGYGKSTMLAEWAATETRVVAWVSLDRTDDDPASLLSVIAAACASFSPAAEDVIAEMRGIGPTSLGRSAPLLAGALAASPKAFVLFIDDLHRARSSACQDAIEVLLSRVPAGSQVVLSSRHEPPVLARQRAAGRSWDLSAGDLSLDSRGARAIFDQAEVAIDDDDLRGIVQRCEGWPTGIFLCALVARSGGEARSVTGEDRYLSDYLYRECLTRLPDSLQSFLRRTAVFDQLSAASCNALLGTDDSAARLQEVEALNLFLVPLDRERGWYRYHALFREFLLAEFERAEGADAVADMHARAARWHEDHGLRVEAVEHLLRGGRTADAARLIGEIALPLYQAGQVLTVDRWLSALGERFVRASPPLALFAAWIAILHGRTRTAEAWVRIVEEVDTTPFPPEARQAFAASQAMLRAAMCAGGFEQLLVDATFAYGHEPAGSDWRSLAAYLYGSALLLAGDADAARPALTEAAGALTPAAASDRVILAEAELAILAIEERNWPDAAAHAHRGVALIDELHVDGYATTALALAVAARVAFNDGRRAEGDRLLARAMRARVGCTYLLPYLSMRVRLQLAKAHLAIGDRSATNHLMREIDDLLHRCPDVGALSDDIEAFRRTLDTHPALGGSVPLTPAELRLLPYLQTHLTVAEIGDRLFVSRNTVSSQLGSIYRKLGVTTRSGAVDSAIEVGLLGR
- a CDS encoding rhomboid family intramembrane serine protease, giving the protein MTSTSPPQRRGGGILGRVIQPLILLGVMWIVRVLDDVIPGSWNHLYGIESWTLDGLDGLVLSPALHSGWPHLLSNTVPFLILGVLVALDGIGRFWAITAIIAVIGGLGTWVFTAPGAVTVGASGLVFGYFGYLLVRAFVARSLGHGILYALIAIAVAVLYGSSMLAGIFGAAEGISWQAHLFGAIGGGVAAIVTRPRRGHAHTARAV
- a CDS encoding alpha/beta hydrolase, which gives rise to MAPETDEKRTRTRRHRGLLISLGVVLSIVLAVVVVLSLTPWPSAMLIRAVFEQGGRSTAAEMSRHVPDTPLRELTGVAYSDAGDGLTLDVYTAAGEGEERPAVVWIHGGAWISGSSADVDPYMRILADAGYTAIAVNYTLGPEGVYPTAVDEINEAMAYIDDHAQALSVDSSRLVIAGDSAGGQLASQMATLVTNPEYAELMDVDPAWSADQLVGAILNCGVYDLRAMTELPGIAGWGFKVALWSYTGTKDWAAESSGATMSTIEFVTSDFPPTYISGGNGDGLTWLEGIPMAQRLRSLGVPVTAVFWPADHEPALPHEYQFHLDLDEAQHALDETLAYLDSVTS